In Phoenix dactylifera cultivar Barhee BC4 chromosome 11, palm_55x_up_171113_PBpolish2nd_filt_p, whole genome shotgun sequence, the following are encoded in one genomic region:
- the LOC103714992 gene encoding protein RADIALIS-like 3 produces MASSSLRSSGSSNSSWTLKENKLFEQALAKYDKETPDRWHKVAQAVGGKTPEEVKRHYELLVEDIKHIEAGHVPFPNYGSSSSMGGRRVAREEQRLKNLKLN; encoded by the exons ATGGCCTCCAGTTCTCTGAGATCCTCAGGCAGCTCGAACAGCTCCTGGACCCTGAAGGAGAACAAGCTGTTCGAGCAGGCCCTGGCGAAGTATGACAAGGAGACCCCCGACCGATGGCACAAAGTAGCCCAAGCTGTCGGGGGGAAGACACCTGAAGAGGTGAAGCGCCACTATGAACTGCTTGTCGAGGACATTAAGCACATTGAGGCCGGTCATGTGCCGTTCCCCAATTACGGGTCCTCCAGCAGCATGGGAGGCCGCAGGGTGGCTCGTGAGGAGCAAAG GCTGAAGAATTTAAAGCTGaactga
- the LOC103714991 gene encoding protein RADIALIS-like 3 has protein sequence MASSSMSLSRTSDSSWTLRENKKFEEALAKYDKETPDRWHKVAQAVGGKSVDEVRRHYELLIRDINYIETGRVSIPNY, from the coding sequence ATGGCCTCCAGTTCGATGAGCCTCTCACGCACCTCGGACTCCTCCTGGACCCTGAGGGAGAACAAGAAGTTCGAGGAGGCCCTGGCGAAGTATGACAAGGAGACCCCCGACCGCTGGCACAAAGTGGCCCAGGCTGTCGGCGGCAAGTCGGTCGACGAGGTGAGGCGCCACTATGAACTGCTCATCAGGGACATCAATTACATCGAAACGGGTCGTGTGTCAATCCCCAACTACTGA
- the LOC103714989 gene encoding protein RADIALIS-like 1 produces the protein MASTSLSSPWTPKQNKMFETALAKYDKDTPDRWHDVARAVGGKSAEEVKRHYERLVEDIRQIESGHVPFPSYRSSGGRG, from the exons ATGGCATCCACTTCATTGAGCTCTCCCTGGACACCAAAGCAGAACAAGATGTTTGAGACAGCCTTGGCGAAGTACGACAAGGATACGCCTGACCGCTGGCACGATGTGGCCCGGGCTGTTGGTGGGAAGTCCGCCGAAGAGGTGAAACGCCACTATGAAAGGCTTGTTGAGGACATCAGGCAGATTGAGTCAGGCCATGTACCATTCCCCAGTTACCGGTCGTCCGGCGGCAGGG GCTGA